The Primulina eburnea isolate SZY01 chromosome 6, ASM2296580v1, whole genome shotgun sequence genome contains a region encoding:
- the LOC140834698 gene encoding nuclear transcription factor Y subunit B-3-like → MVDSDNESWGNRDGSEASQRDLDRFLPIANVSRIMKKALPANAKISKDAKETVQECVSEFISFITGEASDKCQRERRKTVNGDDLIWAITTLGFEDYVESLKIYSHRFRDTEGEKTAMAGGTGDKESGGETASGGSFEGAYGLMGGHQGPVYGYGPGCGPGYHVGPGSSARR, encoded by the coding sequence GGACGGAAGCGAGGCCTCCCAAAGAGATCTGGACAGGTTTCTGCCGATCGCCAACGTCAGCAGAATCATGAAGAAAGCGCTGCCAGCGAACGCCAAGATATCCAAAGACGCAAAAGAGACGGTGCAGGAATGCGTTTCGGAATTCATAAGCTTCATCACCGGCGAGGCGTCCGACAAGTGTCAGCGGGAGAGAAGGAAGACAGTCAACGGCGACGACTTGATCTGGGCGATTACCACTCTCGGGTTCGAGGATTATGTGGAGTCGCTGAAGATTTACTCGCATAGGTTTAGGGATACGGAAGGGGAGAAGACCGCGATGGCAGGAGGAACAGGGGATAAAGAGAGCGGTGGTGAGACAGCCAGCGGAGGCAGTTTCGAAGGTGCATATGGGTTGATGGGTGGGCACCAGGGACCCGTTTATGGGTACGGTCCTGGTTGTGGGCCGGGCTATCATGTTGGACCAGGGTCGTCCGCTCGAAGGTAG
- the LOC140834700 gene encoding fasciclin-like arabinogalactan protein 1: MQLCRGVSAASAVLFLAVLLLSPTTDAFNVTLMLDKHPEFSTFNHYLSVTQLAPEINRRRTITVCAVDNPGMADLLAKHLTLGGIKNVLSYHVLLDYFDAKKLHQITDGSALAATMYQATGSATGSSGFINITDLSRGKVGFSPEDNGGNISATFVKSVEAQPYDISIIQISNLLPSSEAEAPAPAPSVVNITKLMSAHGCKVFADTLSSNPAETTFEDNINSGLTIFCPGDEAMKAFLPKYKNLTAADQQSLLEYHGMPIYDSLPGLRSSNGLTSTLATVGNTFFFTVQNDGTDVTIKTKLVTATIVNTLVDNPPLAIFEVNKVLVPPELSKLGGLAPAPAPGSAAESPKSSKSKHKSPPAPPGPSDSPADAPDGDVADQDSNGAEVVGIGGGIWAASILTVWSTFLLL, translated from the coding sequence ATGCAGCTCTGTCGCGGTGTCTCCGCCGCTTCGGCGGTCCTCTTCCTTGCCGTCTTGCTTCTCTCTCCCACTACCGACGCCTTCAACGTCACCCTCATGCTAGATAAACATCCTGAATTCTCCACCTTCAACCACTACTTGTCCGTTACCCAGCTGGCGCCGGAGATCAACCGACGGAGGACCATCACCGTATGCGCGGTGGACAATCCAGGGATGGCAGATCTACTCGCCAAACACCTCACTCTCGGTGGGATTAAGAATGTACTATCATACCACGTTCTTCTCGACTACTTCGACGCCAAGAAGCTCCACCAGATCACCGACGGCAGCGCACTCGCCGCTACCATGTACCAAGCCACCGGCTCCGCCACTGGCTCATCCGGTTTCATCAATATAACCGATCTCAGCCGTGGGAAAGTGGGTTTCTCTCCCGAGGACAATGGGGGCAACATTTCAGCCACTTTCGTTAAATCTGTCGAAGCTCAACCGTACGACATCTCCATCATTCAGATCTCCAACCTCTTGCCGTCATCTGAAGCCGAGGCCCCGGCGCCGGCTCCGAGCGTGGTGAACATTACGAAGCTTATGTCGGCTCATGGCTGCAAGGTCTTCGCCGATACCCTCTCGAGCAATCCTGCTGAAACCACGTTCGAAGACAATATCAACAGTGGATTGACAATATTTTGCCCGGGGGACGAAGCCATGAAAGCTTTCCTGCCAAAATACAAAAACTTGACAGCAGCAGATCAACAATCTTTACTCGAATACCACGGAATGCCCATTTACGATTCATTACCTGGTTTGAGATCCAGCAACGGCCTCACCAGCACCCTAGCCACCGTAGGGAACACGTTCTTCTTCACCGTGCAGAATGATGGCACCGACGTAACAATAAAAACGAAGCTCGTGACCGCGACGATTGTAAACACTTTGGTGGATAACCCGCCCCTGGCGATCTTCGAAGTGAACAAGGTTTTAGTGCCGCCAGAATTATCCAAACTCGGTGGGCTGGCTCCCGCTCCCGCACCTGGTTCTGCAGCCGAGTCACCGAAATCTTCGAAAAGTAAGCACAAGTCCCCGCCGGCTCCTCCTGGCCCGTCGGATTCTCCGGCGGATGCTCCTGACGGAGATGTAGCTGATCAGGATTCTAATGGTGCCGAAGTGGTCGGAATTGGTGGTGGAATTTGGGCAGCTTCAATTCTCACCGTGTGGTCTACGTTTTTACTGCTTTAG